Proteins co-encoded in one Arachis hypogaea cultivar Tifrunner chromosome 13, arahy.Tifrunner.gnm2.J5K5, whole genome shotgun sequence genomic window:
- the LOC140177715 gene encoding uncharacterized protein, whose protein sequence is MEGALRAIWGYPDGFRVTEIGHNQFHFFFDREWDAMRIEKGSPWLFKDYALHVQRWKEGAKVDEQRISIIPIWAQFWGAPEAFKTVEVAHKLGGGLGKVIDAGFFYVKGRETRILKAKVEIRGEQTIRDSLSVIGPDKNKVEVVVRYERLGTICIDGFSG, encoded by the coding sequence ATGGAGGGAGCGTTACGGGCAATATGGGGGTATCCTGACGGTTTTAGAGTTACAGAGATAGGACACAACCAATTTCACTTCTTCTTCGATAGAGAATGGGATGCGATGAGAATAGAGAAGGGTTCACCGTGGTTATTCAAGGATTACGCGCTTCACGTCCAACGGTGGAAGGAAGGGGCGAAAGTTGATGAACAGAGAATTAGTATCATCCCAATATGGGCCCAATTTTGGGGCGCTCCTGAAGCCTTTAAAACCGTAGAAGTGGCTCATAAACTGGGAGGAGGATTGGGTAAAGTGATAGATGCaggatttttttatgttaaagggCGAGAAACCAGAATACTCAAGGCCAAAGTTGAAATAAGAGGAGAGCAAACTATCAGAGACAGCCTCAGCGTGATTGGTCCAGATAAAAACAAAGTAGAGGTGGTTGTCCGATATGAGAGATTAGGTACAATCTgtattgatggtttcagtggctaa
- the LOC112736026 gene encoding ras-related protein Rab7, which yields MDISHKKRTLLKVILLGDSGVGKTSLMNQYVYRKFSQHYKATIGADFVTKELQVDDKLVTLQIWDTAGQERFNSLGAAFYRGADCCVLVYDVNAHKTFDTLNNWHDEFIKQADLNDHEAFPFVLLGNKVDVDGGNSRKVTEKKAREWCASRGNLPYFETSAKEGYNVDEAFLNVAKIASENEHTQDIYFPGISETVSEAEQRGGCAC from the exons ATGGACATTTCCCACAAGAAGAGAACCTTGCTTAAGGTCATACTCCTTGGTGATAGTGG GGTTGGGAAGACTTCTTTGATGAACCA GTACGTTTATAGAAAATTCAGCCAGCATTATAAAGCCACAATTGGTGCTGATTTTGTCACAAAGGAGCTACAAGTAGATGATAAACTCGTCACTTTACAG ATTTGGGATACAGCAGGACAAGAAAGGTTCAATAGTTTAGGTGCTGCATTTTATAGAGGTGCAGATTGTTGTGTTTTGGTGTATGATGTAAATGCACACAAGACATTTGACACACTAAACAATTGGCATGATGAGTTCATTAAGCAG GCAGATTTGAATGATCATGAAGCATTTCCCTTTGTGTTACTTGGAAACAAGGTTGATGTAGATGGTGGGAACAGTAGAAAG GTGACTGAGAAGAAAGCTAGGGAATGGTGTGCTTCTAGAGGAAACCTACCATACTTTGAAACCTCTGCAAAAGAAGGATACAATGTTGACGAGGCATTTTTAAACGTAGCAAAAATTGCATCAGAAAACGAGCACACACAAGACAT TTATTTTCCTGGAATATCTGAAACTGTTTCGGAAGCAGAACAAAGAGGTGGTTGTGcatgctga